One Companilactobacillus farciminis KCTC 3681 = DSM 20184 genomic window, TACGTAGAAGAAACAACTAGGACGTTCTTGTGCAAAGTAGGCAAAATCTTCAGAAGGGTCTTGAGGACCACAGTCAAAGACTTGTTTAACTTCAGGTATTTCAGCACTTTCGATTGAACTTACTACTTGCTTAGTTAACTTTTCATCATTAACCAAGACTGGGTAATTGTCATTATAATCAATTTCAACTTTCATATCGAACATCTCAGCAACGCTTTCAGCAATCGTTTCGATACGTTGATGAATCGTTGATCTAGTTGATTCTTTCATAATTCGCACGTCACCTTTTAACTCGACAGAAGCCTTGATAGCGTTGTTTGAACCTAGACCATCAAATGACCCAATAGTCACGCTAGCTGTATCAAACGGGTCGATATTACGTGAAACGACTGTTTGTAAGGCCGTAACAAAATAACTACCGGCAACGATAGCATCCTTTGATAAGTGGGGCATTGAAGCGTGTCCACCTTTACCGATAAATTTAATCGAAAAATCTGCTCGACCGGTTTGAGTTTCGCCCCAGTGATAACCAATAGAACCAGTTGGCATTGATGTCATAACATGTGCACCAATGACCTTATCGATACCATCGAGTACGCCATCTTTGATCATACTTTTGGCGCCACCTGGAGTGATCTCTTCTGCAGGTTGGTGAATTATTCTGATTTTACCGTGTAATTTGTTCTTCATTTGGTATAAATTCTTGGCTAAAACCATCATGTAGGCAGTATGACCATCGTGACCACAAGCATGCATCACACCAGAATTTTCTGACTTAAAAGGTAGATCATTTTCTTCTTGAATGGCTAGAGCGTCGAAATCGGCTCGTAAAGCAATTGATTTCCCGGGTTTACCTGAATCAATATCGACTATAAAGCCATAGCCATCACCACAATCCTTAGTTTCGATACCTAGTTTATGATAGAAGTCCTTGATATATTTTGAAGTGTTTTTCTCATGGAAAGATGTTTCGGGATGTTGATGAAGATAACGCCGAATTTGGATAATTTCTGTTTCAGAATCGTTTAAAGATTGCATTAATTCATTTTGGATTGCCAATTGATTCACTCCTTAACTCTTGATACTTCAAATGTAACACAAATCTCTGAATTTTTTTGGGGGAGTAATATTGGAATATTTTTGAATTATTGTTCATCTATATAGAAAACTGTAATATTAAAATAAATGAGTAATACTGGAGAGGGAAAATGTCTAATAGACCGCAATTTGATGTAAAAATGACTAGTGAAGTCTTCATTAGCTTTTATTGGTACAAAACTGAATTGGAACAAATATGTAGAGAATACAAATTACCAAGCTATGGAACGAAGGCAGAATTAACAAACTATATTGTAAAATTCTTAGATGGCGTTCCGTCGTCAAATATCAAATCCGTTAGAAAAATAAGAAGAGATACTTCAAAAAAATTGCAATCAAAAGACATAAGATTAGATACAAAATTACTGAATTCTGGCTTTTCTCTTAATAAGGAAGCTAGAAAATTCTTTGAAGAATATTACAATGTACAAAAATTCTCATTTTGTAAATCAATGGGCATCAAAATGAGAGAAGTTGAAAAGAGCGGAGATACAAAAGCTACCGTTGCGGATCTAATCCACGTCATAGAAAACACAGAAAAAGATGCAACTCCTAATAAGGAAGAACAAACTTATCAGTGGAACAATTTTGTACGAGATTTCATGAATGATGAACTTTCAAAAAAATATAAATCTCCGATGAAGGTTGCAGCAATTCTTTGGAAATTAGTAAGAAACTCTAATCAAGAAAAGAAATACAGTCACGAATTAATGGTTAAAAATAATAAATTGATTGAAACGTATTTAAAATAGCAAATTGTCATTATATATGTGAATATGCACATATATTTTTAAAAACCTCGGGTTAGAAGTAAAAATTCAATTAATTTAAAATGATTTTTGTTCAGCTATTTAGATTTGGCAGTATTTCGCTGATTGATTTTTAAATAAGTCTAATCTAGATAAACAATCAAATATTTAATCCGTAGCAAAATCTGTAGATCAATCACAGGTTTTGCTTTTTGTTTTGCAATCAAAGATAAACGAATCAATAATTAATTTATGTGGAACGAAAGTTAATTATTGTCGATGCTAAGGTTTATCTAAAAAAAAATATTATATTTATTTTCTAGAAATTCATGTTTTTGTAAATCAAACAAATTATTATAAATAACTCATATGTTGGATTATTTGGCCAAATAATAAAGAATATGTATCCTATTATTCGATGATTAAAAAAATTACTAAAAATAATTTTTAACTTTTTGAGTTATCATTTGCCTTTTGGAATCGTTTGCTATATTGTTGAGCTATCAAAAAAAGGACGGTATACAAAATGTCAAATAGAAGAGTTGAACCTGAACGTACAGCCGATAATGCAGGTTGGATTGATCGAGGTCCTAGAAATTACGAACGTGATCTACAAAACCCTGATTTGCTTGTACCACCAATCACTGATCATGGTACAGTTTCCAATTTACGTTTTAGCTTTTCTGATGCACATATGAGAATTGAGGAAGGTGGTTGGACACGCGAAGTTACCAACCGTGAACTGCCAGCTTCACATGATTTAACTGGGGTCGACATGTGCTTGAAGCCAGGAGCATATAGAGAATTACATTGGCACAAAGAAGCTGAATGGGCTTTTATGATTGCCGGAAACGCCAGAGTGACTGCACTAGATGCAGAAGGTCGCAGTTTTATTGATGATATCAATGCTGGGGACCTTTGGAACTTTGAGGCCGGAATTCCTCACTCAATTCAAGCCTTGGATCAAGGTTGTGAATTCTTACTTGTATTTAGTGAACCTGATTTTTCTGAAAATAATACTTTCTTACTAACTGATTGGTTGGCTCATACTCCAAAGGATATTGTCGCTGCTAATTTTAAGGTTGATGAAAGTGTATTAGCTAACTTGCCTGGTAAAGAAAAATACATCTTCAACGGTGAAGTCCCAGGCCCAATTTCTGAAGTTAAGAAGAATAATCCAAATGGCGACGTACCATCACCATTTACATTCCATATGAATGATCTGAAACCACATGAATTCGAAGCTGGTAAGGTCTGGATTATTGATTCAAAGGTCTTCCCAGTTGCACAAACAATTTCAGCTGCAATCGTAGAAATTCAACCAGGTGGTATGCGTGAACTTCACTGGCACCCTAAGTCAGAAGAATGGGATTATTTTGTTCAGGGGCATGCCAAGGTGGGTGTCTTCAATTCTGCTTCACTTGCAAGAACATTTAATTTCCAAGCTGGAGACGTTGGCGTAATTCCAATCGTTGCTGGACACTATATCAAGAATATCGGCGATGAACCATTAATCTTCCTAGAAGTCTTTAAGAACCCAGTTTATTCAGATATTTCTCTAAACAAATGGTTGGCTACTTCACCAACACAAATGATTTCTGATCATTTGAATATCAGTCCAGAAACAGTTGAACAATTTCCTAAAGAAGAA contains:
- a CDS encoding amidohydrolase, with the protein product MAIQNELMQSLNDSETEIIQIRRYLHQHPETSFHEKNTSKYIKDFYHKLGIETKDCGDGYGFIVDIDSGKPGKSIALRADFDALAIQEENDLPFKSENSGVMHACGHDGHTAYMMVLAKNLYQMKNKLHGKIRIIHQPAEEITPGGAKSMIKDGVLDGIDKVIGAHVMTSMPTGSIGYHWGETQTGRADFSIKFIGKGGHASMPHLSKDAIVAGSYFVTALQTVVSRNIDPFDTASVTIGSFDGLGSNNAIKASVELKGDVRIMKESTRSTIHQRIETIAESVAEMFDMKVEIDYNDNYPVLVNDEKLTKQVVSSIESAEIPEVKQVFDCGPQDPSEDFAYFAQERPSCFFYVGCDPDDGMNHPHHSPEFLMDEKCLLVAAKGMGSVVLNLLNS
- a CDS encoding SAP domain-containing protein; translated protein: MSNRPQFDVKMTSEVFISFYWYKTELEQICREYKLPSYGTKAELTNYIVKFLDGVPSSNIKSVRKIRRDTSKKLQSKDIRLDTKLLNSGFSLNKEARKFFEEYYNVQKFSFCKSMGIKMREVEKSGDTKATVADLIHVIENTEKDATPNKEEQTYQWNNFVRDFMNDELSKKYKSPMKVAAILWKLVRNSNQEKKYSHELMVKNNKLIETYLK
- a CDS encoding oxalate decarboxylase family bicupin, translating into MSNRRVEPERTADNAGWIDRGPRNYERDLQNPDLLVPPITDHGTVSNLRFSFSDAHMRIEEGGWTREVTNRELPASHDLTGVDMCLKPGAYRELHWHKEAEWAFMIAGNARVTALDAEGRSFIDDINAGDLWNFEAGIPHSIQALDQGCEFLLVFSEPDFSENNTFLLTDWLAHTPKDIVAANFKVDESVLANLPGKEKYIFNGEVPGPISEVKKNNPNGDVPSPFTFHMNDLKPHEFEAGKVWIIDSKVFPVAQTISAAIVEIQPGGMRELHWHPKSEEWDYFVQGHAKVGVFNSASLARTFNFQAGDVGVIPIVAGHYIKNIGDEPLIFLEVFKNPVYSDISLNKWLATSPTQMISDHLNISPETVEQFPKEEAAVVWYDQSHSKKNVESSTEETPQDLQYKAGQVFK